One part of the Chryseobacterium sp. 7 genome encodes these proteins:
- the efp gene encoding elongation factor P: MATSNDIRKGLCIEYSNDIFKVIEFLHVKPGKGPAFVRTKLKSVTNGKVIDNTFSAGHKIDEVKVITRKFQYLYDDENGFHFMNNDDFSQLYINKEMIENAQFMKAGEEVTIILKEADETPLSAELPQSVYLDVIEADPGVKGNTATNALKNAIVETGARVMVPLFIEPGDRIKVSTEDGSYLERVKE; the protein is encoded by the coding sequence ATGGCAACAAGTAACGATATCAGAAAAGGTCTTTGCATTGAATATAGCAATGATATTTTTAAAGTAATCGAATTTCTTCACGTAAAACCAGGAAAAGGACCTGCTTTCGTAAGAACAAAATTAAAATCAGTAACTAACGGTAAAGTAATTGATAACACTTTCTCTGCTGGTCACAAAATAGATGAAGTAAAAGTAATCACAAGAAAGTTCCAGTATCTTTATGATGATGAGAACGGATTCCACTTCATGAATAATGATGACTTCTCTCAATTATACATCAACAAAGAAATGATCGAAAACGCTCAGTTTATGAAAGCTGGTGAAGAAGTAACCATCATTTTGAAAGAAGCTGATGAAACGCCACTTTCTGCTGAACTTCCACAGTCTGTTTACCTTGATGTTATTGAAGCTGATCCGGGTGTAAAAGGAAACACTGCAACCAACGCTCTTAAAAACGCAATCGTTGAAACAGGAGCAAGAGTAATGGTTCCTTTGTTCATTGAACCGGGAGACAGAATTAAAGTAAGCACTGAAGACGGTAGCTACTTAGAAAGAGTAAAAGAATAA
- a CDS encoding bifunctional response regulator/alkaline phosphatase family protein yields MSEKILWIDDEIDLLKPHIVFLEKKGYQVTPVNNVNEALELMDSEKFALTLIDENMPGISGLEAIPMIKEKDNALKIVMVTKSEEEHIMEEAIGSQIADYILKPVNPNQILLSLKKNLQEDNLVEQKTILQYQQEFRNLSMELSYLRTYQEWAEYYKKILSWEIKFDKVADNEFADLLQSQKEEANIQFAKFIEKNYADWLIDTDKPLMSHTLFKEKVKPEVEKEKVLLLMVDNLRYDQWKVIEPLFTKYYNKVSEDYYYSILPTATQYARNSFFAGLMPSEIEKRFPDKWFNDNEEGNKNEFERDFLEDQMKRIGLGSKSMKYLKVLNADFERKIYDDFNQHKNNDLLVIVYNFIDILSHAKTDNHIVDQLIRDDKTFRSLTFNWFENSSLLKIIKTAAENGYKLVITTDHGTVYVKKPSKVVGDRETSTNIRYKTGKSLTYDDSDVWAITNPEKLFLPKGNLSSKYIFAKNNIFLAYPKNYNHFVNYYKETYQHGGISLEECIIPISILEPK; encoded by the coding sequence ATGTCAGAAAAGATATTATGGATAGATGATGAAATAGATTTACTTAAACCTCATATCGTATTTTTAGAAAAAAAGGGTTACCAGGTAACTCCTGTTAATAATGTGAATGAGGCTTTGGAACTTATGGATTCAGAGAAATTTGCTTTAACGTTAATTGATGAAAATATGCCCGGAATTTCCGGTTTGGAAGCTATTCCAATGATTAAGGAAAAAGACAATGCCTTAAAAATTGTAATGGTTACCAAAAGTGAAGAAGAGCATATTATGGAAGAGGCCATCGGGTCTCAGATTGCCGATTATATCTTAAAGCCTGTAAATCCTAATCAGATATTACTTTCCCTCAAAAAAAATCTTCAGGAAGATAACCTGGTAGAACAAAAAACAATTTTACAGTACCAACAGGAGTTCAGAAACCTTTCTATGGAACTTTCCTACCTGAGAACTTATCAGGAATGGGCAGAGTATTATAAAAAAATCCTTAGCTGGGAAATCAAATTTGATAAAGTGGCAGATAATGAATTTGCCGATCTTCTGCAGTCTCAGAAAGAAGAAGCCAATATTCAGTTTGCTAAGTTCATTGAGAAAAATTACGCAGACTGGCTTATTGATACAGATAAACCTCTAATGAGCCACACCCTTTTCAAAGAAAAAGTGAAGCCGGAAGTAGAAAAAGAAAAAGTTCTTTTGCTAATGGTGGACAATCTTCGTTATGATCAGTGGAAAGTGATTGAACCTTTGTTTACAAAATATTACAATAAAGTTTCGGAAGATTACTACTACAGTATCCTTCCTACCGCTACACAATATGCCAGAAACTCTTTCTTTGCCGGATTAATGCCGTCTGAAATTGAGAAACGTTTCCCGGATAAATGGTTTAATGATAATGAAGAAGGAAACAAAAATGAGTTTGAACGTGACTTTCTGGAAGATCAGATGAAAAGAATTGGCCTGGGGTCAAAATCTATGAAGTACCTTAAAGTTCTGAACGCCGATTTTGAAAGAAAGATCTATGATGACTTCAATCAGCATAAAAATAATGACCTATTGGTAATTGTATATAACTTCATCGATATCCTTTCTCATGCAAAGACAGATAACCATATAGTAGATCAGTTGATCCGTGATGATAAAACGTTCCGTTCTCTTACCTTCAACTGGTTTGAAAATTCATCTCTACTGAAGATCATTAAAACGGCTGCAGAAAACGGCTATAAATTGGTTATTACTACAGACCACGGAACGGTATATGTTAAAAAGCCGAGCAAAGTGGTCGGAGATAGAGAAACCTCTACAAATATCCGATACAAAACAGGTAAAAGTTTAACATATGATGACAGTGATGTATGGGCAATTACAAATCCGGAAAAACTTTTCCTTCCGAAAGGAAACTTAAGTTCGAAATATATTTTTGCTAAAAACAATATATTCCTGGCTTATCCTAAAAATTACAATCATTTTGTTAATTACTATAAAGAAACTTACCAGCATGGAGGAATTTCACTGGAAGAGTGTATTATTCCTATCAGCATTTTAGAACCCAAATAG
- the lpxD gene encoding UDP-3-O-(3-hydroxymyristoyl)glucosamine N-acyltransferase, giving the protein MEFTASQIASFIDGKIIGDENALITGVSPIENGETGHLSFIAQDRFSHFLDTSQCSVIIVSEQLLDKNSYNPTLIVVKDAYLSFQILMNLYQEMQGRKEGIENGSSIHDTAVIGDKAYIGAFTYVSEKAKIGEGSQIYPHVYIGKGVKIGKNCKIDSGARIYDYCIIGDNCVIHSNTVIGGDGFGFQPTPEGFKKIPQLGNVIIEDDVEIGSNCSIDRATIGSTIIGKGTKIDNLIQIAHNVKIGRNNVIAAQAGIAGSTTIGDWNQIGGQVGVVGHIKIGNQVKIQAQSGVNSSVNDRETLYGSPAISYNDYLRSYVHFRNLPGIVNRINNLENNSKDNTNE; this is encoded by the coding sequence ATGGAATTTACAGCTTCGCAAATTGCAAGTTTTATTGACGGAAAAATAATAGGTGACGAGAATGCACTTATTACGGGGGTTTCACCAATTGAAAATGGTGAAACAGGACATCTTTCTTTTATAGCACAAGATAGATTTTCTCATTTTTTGGATACCTCACAATGCTCTGTTATCATCGTTTCGGAACAACTTCTGGATAAAAATAGTTATAACCCTACTTTAATCGTTGTAAAAGATGCCTATCTTTCTTTTCAGATTCTGATGAATTTATATCAGGAAATGCAGGGGAGAAAAGAAGGTATTGAAAATGGTTCATCCATCCACGATACAGCTGTTATAGGAGATAAAGCCTATATTGGAGCATTTACCTATGTCTCTGAGAAAGCAAAAATTGGGGAAGGGTCACAGATCTATCCGCATGTATATATAGGAAAAGGAGTGAAAATTGGTAAAAACTGTAAAATAGACAGTGGTGCCAGAATTTATGACTACTGTATTATTGGGGATAACTGTGTAATTCATTCCAATACGGTAATTGGAGGTGACGGTTTTGGTTTCCAGCCAACACCGGAAGGTTTCAAAAAAATACCACAGCTTGGAAATGTAATTATTGAAGACGATGTAGAAATTGGTTCAAACTGTAGTATAGACAGAGCTACAATAGGTTCTACCATTATAGGAAAAGGAACTAAAATAGATAACCTGATTCAGATTGCCCACAATGTAAAAATTGGACGGAATAACGTAATTGCTGCACAAGCCGGAATTGCAGGTTCTACCACTATTGGTGACTGGAACCAGATTGGCGGCCAGGTAGGAGTTGTAGGACATATCAAAATAGGAAATCAGGTGAAAATTCAGGCTCAGAGCGGTGTGAATTCCAGTGTTAATGATAGAGAAACATTGTATGGTTCACCGGCAATCAGCTACAATGACTATTTGAGAAGCTATGTTCATTTCAGGAATTTACCTGGAATCGTAAACAGAATAAATAATCTTGAGAATAACTCAAAAGATAATACTAATGAGTGA
- the lpxA gene encoding acyl-ACP--UDP-N-acetylglucosamine O-acyltransferase, with amino-acid sequence MIHQLAAVDKRAKISKNVIVEPFTTIAGDVEIGEGTWIGPNVTIMDGARIGKNCRIFPGTVISAIPQDLKFDGEDTQVIIGDETTIRECVTVNRGTKALGYTKIGAHCLIMATSHIAHDCVIGDHVIIVNGCGIAGHVEIGDYTVMGGLSAVHQFGKIGKHVMISGGTLVRKDIPPYVKVAREPMSYAGINSVGLRRRGFTNEKIFEIQKIYRAIFQMKMNVSQAISHIEKEMLPTAERDEILQFIQNSPRGIVKGYGTGKDRE; translated from the coding sequence ATGATTCATCAATTAGCAGCCGTAGATAAACGTGCGAAAATCAGCAAAAATGTAATTGTAGAACCTTTCACTACTATTGCAGGGGACGTAGAAATTGGAGAAGGAACATGGATTGGTCCTAACGTAACCATCATGGATGGTGCAAGAATAGGGAAAAATTGTAGGATTTTCCCCGGGACAGTAATCTCTGCAATTCCCCAGGATCTGAAATTTGATGGTGAAGATACCCAGGTAATTATCGGTGACGAAACAACAATCAGAGAATGTGTTACGGTAAACAGAGGTACAAAAGCCCTGGGATATACCAAAATAGGAGCTCACTGCCTTATTATGGCTACTTCACATATTGCCCATGACTGCGTTATCGGAGATCACGTTATCATTGTAAACGGTTGTGGTATTGCAGGACACGTGGAAATTGGAGATTATACCGTAATGGGAGGTTTATCAGCAGTACACCAATTTGGTAAAATCGGGAAACATGTGATGATTTCCGGAGGAACCTTGGTAAGAAAAGATATTCCGCCTTACGTAAAAGTAGCAAGAGAACCTATGTCTTATGCAGGGATCAATTCTGTTGGTTTAAGAAGAAGAGGATTTACCAATGAGAAAATCTTTGAAATTCAGAAAATCTACAGAGCGATCTTCCAGATGAAAATGAACGTTTCTCAAGCTATTTCTCATATTGAAAAAGAAATGCTTCCAACGGCTGAAAGAGATGAAATCTTACAGTTTATTCAAAACTCACCAAGAGGTATCGTAAAAGGATACGGAACCGGAAAGGATAGAGAATAG
- a CDS encoding HD domain-containing protein, which translates to MQNKLKIINDPVHGFIKIPHEILFDIIEHPYFQRLRRIGQTGLLNLIFPGATHTRFHHALGAMHLMFTALETLKQKGVKISEEEEKGAMLAILMHDIGHGPFSHALESMLMDDWHHENLSLLLMNKLNEEFNGQLSMAIEMFQGKYHRKFFNQLISSQLDVDRLDYLKRDSFFTGVSEGNINTQRIISMMNVCEEGELVIDAKGIYSIENFLTARMFMYWQVYYHKTSALAEFLLVKILERAKYLISQGTELPATDNLKYFLYREKSAATDEDVERFTKLDDNDVIQAMKEWQNSDDFVLSYWCKCVIQRNLPKTIISSHPFSQEIIDEKIKNTNEFFGINNGKELVHEIKRKLLPYHAEKQPIYLLHKNGKRTRLHESEDQLLSGLIVNKTTRYILMFPRDISRLDS; encoded by the coding sequence ATGCAGAATAAGCTAAAAATCATCAACGATCCCGTTCACGGATTTATCAAGATTCCCCACGAAATTTTATTTGATATCATTGAACATCCTTACTTTCAGAGATTGAGAAGGATAGGGCAGACAGGACTTTTGAACCTGATCTTTCCGGGAGCTACCCATACAAGATTCCATCATGCATTGGGAGCCATGCACCTGATGTTTACGGCTTTGGAAACATTGAAGCAGAAGGGAGTGAAAATTTCTGAAGAAGAGGAAAAAGGAGCCATGCTGGCTATTCTGATGCATGATATTGGTCATGGTCCGTTTTCTCATGCTTTGGAAAGTATGCTGATGGATGACTGGCATCATGAAAATCTTTCTTTGTTGCTGATGAACAAGCTGAATGAAGAGTTTAATGGTCAGCTTTCTATGGCCATAGAAATGTTTCAGGGGAAATACCACAGAAAGTTTTTCAATCAGTTGATATCCTCACAGCTGGATGTAGACCGTTTGGATTATCTGAAAAGAGACAGCTTTTTTACAGGCGTATCTGAAGGAAATATTAATACCCAAAGAATTATTTCCATGATGAATGTATGTGAAGAAGGTGAACTGGTGATTGATGCGAAAGGAATTTATTCCATTGAAAACTTCCTGACAGCCAGGATGTTCATGTACTGGCAGGTGTATTATCATAAAACATCAGCGTTGGCAGAATTTCTTTTGGTTAAAATCCTAGAAAGAGCAAAATATCTGATTTCACAGGGAACAGAGCTTCCTGCAACCGATAATCTGAAATATTTTTTATACCGCGAAAAGAGTGCTGCAACGGATGAAGATGTAGAAAGATTTACAAAACTTGATGACAATGATGTGATTCAGGCGATGAAAGAATGGCAGAATTCGGATGACTTTGTGTTGTCTTATTGGTGTAAATGTGTAATTCAGAGAAATTTACCTAAAACCATTATTTCATCACATCCGTTTTCTCAGGAAATAATTGATGAAAAGATAAAAAACACCAATGAATTTTTTGGAATCAATAATGGAAAAGAACTGGTACATGAAATAAAACGAAAACTTTTGCCTTATCATGCGGAGAAGCAGCCTATCTATTTACTGCATAAAAATGGCAAAAGAACAAGGCTTCATGAGTCTGAAGATCAACTTTTATCTGGGCTGATCGTCAATAAGACGACCCGTTATATTCTTATGTTTCCAAGAGATATCTCCAGACTGGACTCTTAA
- a CDS encoding bifunctional UDP-3-O-[3-hydroxymyristoyl] N-acetylglucosamine deacetylase/3-hydroxyacyl-ACP dehydratase, whose protein sequence is MSDMQKTLQQEVTLSGIGLHTGKEVKLTIKPAKENTGFVFVRTDLEGHPQVEADVNYVVATERGTTLEKLGVKITTCEHLLAALVGCDIDNAVLEMDASEPPILDGSSKYFVEAIESVGVAEQSVAREYLVVKEVLTYSDPATGSEITIIPSDTYEVTTMVDFGTKVLGTQNATLKNISEFKDEISSARTFSFLHELEMLLDHGLIKGGDISNAIVYVDKDLTPETTEKLKKAFGKDNVSIRPNGILDNLNLNYPNEAARHKLLDVIGDLALAGVKIKGKVIANKPGHYVNTQFAKKLNRQWKLQKKKNVPDFDLTKEPVFDINGIMKLMPHRPPFLLIDKVLELSDSHVVGLKNVTMNEPFFVGHFPKEPVMPGVLQVEALAQTGGILVLASVPDPENYSTYFIKIDKVKFKRKVIPGDTLIFKIELIEPIRRGIVHMQGYGYVGDAVAVEAELMAQVAKNKVD, encoded by the coding sequence ATGAGTGATATGCAAAAAACACTTCAGCAAGAGGTTACTCTTTCTGGAATTGGTCTTCACACTGGTAAAGAAGTAAAACTTACCATTAAACCTGCTAAAGAAAATACAGGTTTTGTATTTGTAAGAACAGACTTAGAGGGACATCCTCAGGTAGAAGCAGATGTAAATTATGTTGTAGCAACAGAAAGAGGAACTACATTAGAAAAATTAGGAGTAAAAATTACCACTTGCGAGCACCTTTTAGCAGCCCTTGTAGGTTGTGATATTGACAACGCAGTTTTAGAAATGGATGCTTCTGAACCTCCTATTTTGGATGGATCTTCAAAATACTTTGTGGAAGCTATCGAAAGCGTTGGAGTAGCAGAACAGAGCGTAGCAAGAGAATATCTTGTGGTAAAAGAAGTGCTTACATACAGTGATCCGGCTACTGGTTCGGAAATCACAATCATTCCTTCAGATACTTACGAAGTAACAACAATGGTAGATTTTGGGACTAAAGTTTTAGGGACTCAGAATGCTACTCTTAAAAATATTTCAGAATTTAAAGACGAGATCTCATCTGCAAGAACATTCAGCTTCCTGCATGAATTGGAAATGCTTTTAGATCACGGATTGATCAAAGGCGGAGATATTTCCAATGCCATTGTATATGTAGATAAAGATCTTACGCCTGAAACTACAGAAAAATTAAAGAAAGCCTTTGGAAAAGATAATGTATCTATCAGACCAAACGGTATTCTTGATAATCTTAATTTAAACTATCCTAACGAAGCGGCGAGACATAAATTACTGGATGTAATTGGTGATCTTGCTTTGGCAGGGGTAAAAATAAAAGGTAAAGTTATTGCCAACAAACCGGGACACTATGTGAATACTCAGTTTGCGAAAAAACTTAACCGCCAGTGGAAATTGCAAAAAAAGAAAAACGTTCCGGATTTTGATCTGACAAAAGAACCTGTATTCGATATCAACGGAATTATGAAGCTTATGCCTCACAGACCTCCGTTCTTATTGATTGATAAAGTTCTTGAACTTTCAGACTCTCACGTAGTAGGTTTGAAAAATGTAACTATGAACGAACCTTTCTTTGTAGGACACTTCCCTAAAGAACCTGTAATGCCTGGAGTTCTTCAGGTGGAAGCATTGGCTCAGACAGGAGGTATTCTTGTATTGGCAAGCGTTCCGGATCCTGAAAATTACTCTACCTATTTCATCAAAATTGATAAGGTGAAATTCAAGAGAAAAGTAATTCCGGGAGATACACTTATATTCAAAATTGAATTGATAGAGCCTATCAGAAGAGGAATTGTGCATATGCAGGGGTATGGATATGTAGGAGATGCAGTAGCAGTAGAAGCAGAGCTTATGGCTCAAGTTGCAAAAAATAAAGTTGATTAA
- a CDS encoding porin family protein, protein MKKLLLASALTLSALSFAQVQWGSTRFGVTGGLNYSRVSNAHNPSGPRYTFQAGALALIPVGKTNQFFIQPEVEYYGAGETGKNKDSKGMSGYDALYANNYLSVPLYFKGYFSEAESEFFGLLGPRFNFLLNQNVKDVPVGRPYYDPDVTDPSQPAGVNGKAKSFNWGIGLGIGYSYKRQLEVAVKYDLGLGDTYPGLKKETKGTDKKKSEQVLALTLSYIFQ, encoded by the coding sequence ATGAAAAAACTTTTATTAGCCTCAGCACTTACTCTTTCTGCTTTATCTTTTGCACAGGTGCAATGGGGAAGCACAAGATTTGGTGTTACAGGCGGCTTAAACTACTCCAGAGTATCCAATGCCCATAATCCTTCGGGCCCAAGATATACTTTTCAGGCTGGAGCTTTGGCTTTAATCCCCGTAGGAAAGACAAACCAGTTCTTTATTCAACCTGAAGTAGAGTACTACGGTGCTGGAGAAACAGGGAAAAATAAAGACTCTAAGGGTATGAGTGGTTATGATGCATTATATGCTAATAATTACCTAAGTGTACCTCTTTATTTCAAAGGATATTTTTCAGAAGCTGAATCAGAATTCTTTGGATTATTAGGACCTAGATTTAACTTTTTACTAAACCAAAACGTTAAAGATGTTCCTGTAGGCAGACCTTACTATGATCCGGACGTTACAGACCCTAGCCAGCCGGCAGGTGTAAACGGTAAAGCGAAAAGCTTTAACTGGGGAATAGGATTGGGAATAGGATATAGTTACAAGAGACAACTTGAAGTAGCTGTAAAATATGACTTAGGTCTTGGAGATACTTACCCTGGTCTTAAGAAAGAAACAAAAGGGACTGATAAGAAAAAATCAGAACAGGTATTGGCTCTTACGTTAAGCTATATATTCCAATAG
- the sucD gene encoding succinate--CoA ligase subunit alpha, whose product MSILVNKDSKVIVQGFTGNEGTFHAGQMIEYGTNVVGGVTPGKGGSEHLGKPVFNTVADAVEKAGANVSIIFVPPAFAADAIMEAAEAGIKVIVCITEGIPVADMVKVKSYIADRDCRLIGPNCPGIITSEEAKIGIMPGFVFKKGKVGIVSKSGTLTYEAADQVVRAGYGISTAIGIGGDPIIGTTTREALELFINDPETEAVVMIGEIGGGLEAEAARWYKASGSTKPVVGFIAGQTAPKGRTMGHAGAIVGGAEDTAQAKMEIMRQNGINVVDSPADIGATVAKILG is encoded by the coding sequence ATGTCAATTTTAGTAAACAAAGATTCTAAAGTAATTGTACAAGGATTTACAGGGAACGAAGGAACTTTCCACGCTGGTCAGATGATTGAATACGGAACCAATGTAGTAGGTGGTGTTACTCCAGGAAAAGGAGGTAGCGAGCACTTAGGAAAGCCGGTATTTAATACAGTTGCTGACGCTGTTGAAAAAGCAGGAGCAAACGTAAGTATCATTTTCGTACCACCGGCATTCGCAGCAGACGCTATCATGGAAGCTGCTGAAGCAGGAATCAAAGTAATTGTATGTATTACTGAAGGTATTCCTGTAGCTGATATGGTAAAAGTAAAATCTTATATCGCAGACAGAGACTGCAGATTAATCGGACCAAACTGCCCTGGAATCATTACTTCTGAAGAAGCTAAAATTGGTATTATGCCAGGTTTCGTTTTCAAAAAAGGTAAAGTAGGTATCGTTTCAAAATCAGGTACTCTTACTTACGAAGCTGCTGACCAGGTTGTAAGAGCGGGTTACGGTATTTCTACTGCTATCGGTATCGGTGGTGACCCAATCATTGGAACGACTACAAGAGAAGCATTAGAGCTATTTATCAATGATCCTGAAACTGAAGCTGTTGTAATGATTGGTGAAATTGGTGGAGGTCTTGAAGCTGAAGCTGCAAGATGGTACAAAGCAAGCGGATCTACTAAACCGGTTGTAGGGTTCATCGCTGGACAAACCGCTCCAAAAGGAAGAACAATGGGTCACGCAGGTGCTATCGTAGGTGGTGCTGAAGATACAGCTCAGGCAAAAATGGAAATCATGAGACAAAACGGGATCAACGTAGTAGATTCTCCAGCTGATATCGGTGCTACTGTAGCAAAAATTCTAGGATAA
- a CDS encoding S41 family peptidase, with translation MESLCRVWGFLKYYHPHVAKGNLNWDKQLFQKIDELKNINDKQSLNNFYSEWIGSLGEVLPCKECSIKDNKIYFLENFDLSWIDNSQIFSNEISQKLHYIENNRNLAENHYFGKGGRKIYFRNEKSYGSKFTSKAVSLLELFRYWNYVEYFFPYKYETDQNWNDVLTEMVPKFLVIDNDENYHLALAELVAKTDDSHAYLSSKEIYLSLYGSRKVPVEYAYAEGKLVITKINHTKPKSKIPLHPGDVIYDIEGKTIPQMINILGKYVPASNSWGKVSKIKDKLLFSKNDSISVKIERDGQNLEIKTQTYFIKDIIYEKIPTPKKWKFMDDEKKIGYVHMGIIEKEDLNEMYGDLKSAKSIIFDLRNYPKRTIIPLSYFLLPNPSVYYQFTFADTSYPGKFYSRKNVTGTKNPEYYKGNVIVLVDENTQSQAETTTMMFKQHPKAKVIGSNTSGANGDVIIFKIADLDTRFSGLGAYYPDGRETQRIGIIPNILVKPTVDGLKNEKDEVLEKALEYIKTTE, from the coding sequence TTGGAATCTTTATGCCGGGTTTGGGGATTTTTAAAGTATTACCACCCTCATGTAGCCAAAGGAAATCTGAACTGGGACAAGCAGCTTTTTCAAAAAATAGATGAACTTAAAAATATTAATGATAAACAGTCGCTGAATAATTTCTATTCTGAATGGATAGGCAGCCTTGGTGAAGTGCTCCCCTGCAAAGAATGTTCAATAAAGGATAATAAAATATATTTTCTTGAAAATTTTGACCTGAGCTGGATTGATAATTCTCAAATTTTCTCAAATGAGATATCTCAGAAACTTCACTATATAGAAAATAACCGGAATCTGGCAGAGAATCATTATTTCGGAAAAGGCGGAAGAAAAATATATTTCAGAAATGAAAAATCATATGGCTCGAAGTTCACTTCAAAAGCAGTCAGCTTACTGGAATTATTCAGATACTGGAATTACGTAGAATATTTTTTTCCTTATAAATATGAAACCGATCAAAACTGGAATGACGTTCTTACAGAAATGGTCCCAAAATTTCTTGTAATCGATAATGATGAAAATTATCATTTAGCATTAGCAGAACTCGTAGCCAAAACAGACGACTCTCATGCTTACCTTTCGTCAAAAGAAATTTATCTTAGTTTGTATGGCAGCCGAAAAGTTCCTGTAGAATATGCTTACGCAGAAGGAAAATTAGTGATTACAAAAATTAACCATACTAAACCCAAAAGCAAAATTCCTCTGCACCCGGGAGATGTTATTTATGATATTGAAGGAAAAACAATTCCACAAATGATCAATATTTTGGGAAAATATGTACCAGCCTCTAACTCTTGGGGCAAAGTCAGCAAAATAAAAGACAAGCTTCTCTTCAGCAAAAATGATTCTATTTCTGTAAAGATTGAAAGAGACGGACAGAATCTGGAAATAAAAACCCAAACATACTTTATTAAAGATATTATTTATGAAAAAATTCCAACTCCTAAAAAATGGAAATTTATGGATGATGAAAAGAAAATTGGATATGTTCATATGGGAATTATAGAAAAAGAGGATCTTAATGAGATGTATGGAGATCTAAAATCGGCAAAATCTATTATTTTTGATCTAAGAAATTACCCGAAACGAACCATCATTCCGTTAAGTTATTTCCTTCTCCCCAACCCTTCAGTCTATTATCAGTTTACTTTTGCAGATACCAGCTATCCGGGCAAATTTTACAGCAGAAAAAATGTTACCGGCACAAAAAATCCTGAATACTATAAAGGAAATGTAATCGTTCTAGTAGATGAGAACACCCAGAGTCAGGCAGAAACTACCACTATGATGTTTAAACAGCACCCGAAAGCTAAAGTTATCGGCAGCAATACTTCAGGTGCCAATGGAGATGTCATCATTTTTAAAATTGCTGATCTTGACACAAGATTTTCCGGTCTTGGAGCCTATTATCCGGATGGCAGAGAAACCCAAAGAATAGGAATCATTCCGAATATTCTTGTAAAACCTACTGTGGATGGGCTTAAAAACGAAAAAGACGAAGTTCTGGAAAAAGCTTTGGAATATATAAAAACCACAGAGTAA
- a CDS encoding LpxD N-terminal domain-containing protein codes for MRFHSPQKLKTIADLIGSTFVGPEDFEVLGTNEIHMVKPGDIVFVNHPKYYDKALNSAATIILIDKEVECPEGKALLVSDDPFRDFNKINTHFTRIYNFTEELHDVEIGEGTKIHSSAVIGNNVKIGKNTLIFPNVVIGDRTEIGDNVIIQSNTVLGGDAFYYRKVNGNFDRLISVGNVIIENNVEIGNGCTIDRGVTDSTIIGEGSVLDNQIQIGHDTIIGKKCLIASQVGIAGCCIIGDEVTLWGQVGIASGNKIEAGSVLLGKTGVNRDLEKGTYIGMFAEDFKTYLKKEVKLRKL; via the coding sequence ATGAGATTCCATTCTCCGCAAAAGCTTAAAACCATTGCAGATTTAATAGGCTCTACATTTGTAGGTCCTGAAGATTTTGAAGTATTGGGAACCAATGAAATTCACATGGTAAAGCCAGGTGATATTGTTTTTGTGAACCATCCTAAATATTACGACAAAGCATTAAACTCTGCAGCGACTATTATTTTAATTGATAAAGAAGTAGAGTGCCCGGAAGGAAAAGCACTTTTGGTTTCTGATGATCCTTTTAGGGACTTTAATAAAATCAATACTCATTTTACCAGAATATACAATTTCACAGAAGAACTTCACGATGTTGAAATAGGAGAAGGCACAAAAATTCACTCTTCAGCCGTGATTGGGAATAACGTGAAAATCGGAAAAAATACCCTTATTTTCCCTAATGTTGTCATCGGTGACCGAACAGAAATTGGAGATAATGTCATTATCCAGTCCAATACCGTTTTAGGAGGAGATGCATTTTATTACAGAAAAGTAAACGGAAACTTTGACCGTCTGATTTCGGTAGGAAATGTGATCATCGAAAACAATGTAGAGATCGGAAATGGATGTACCATTGACAGAGGAGTTACAGATTCTACCATCATTGGAGAAGGCTCTGTTTTGGATAACCAGATTCAGATTGGGCATGATACCATTATCGGGAAAAAATGTCTTATCGCTTCTCAGGTAGGTATTGCAGGATGCTGCATCATTGGAGATGAGGTAACATTATGGGGACAGGTAGGAATCGCTTCAGGGAACAAAATAGAGGCAGGATCTGTACTTTTGGGAAAAACAGGAGTAAACAGAGACCTTGAAAAAGGAACCTATATCGGGATGTTTGCAGAAGATTTCAAAACGTATCTGAAAAAAGAAGTAAAGCTGAGAAAACTGTGA